CCGTTGCGACCGGAGCGGGCTTTCCTATTGGGATTGTTGTGATGCGTTCCGCCCGTCAGGCAGATTTTCGAGCCAGGCTTTCAGGTCTGCGGCAAGAATTAGCGTCCTTGAGCCCATTTTCTTGGTGCGAAGGGCACCTTTAGCGATAGCGGCGTATATACTGCTCTTTCCGAGGCCGGACGCATTGCAGGCTTCGGGGATGGTGTATGCAACCGGAACAAACTTGGTCATTGGCTTCTCCATTCACGTCCTCGCGGAAGTTCGAGGACATGCCTGGAGAGTGAGGATTATCTTGGGGGGAACCTATACGCCTCGTTTCCCCCAAAGTTCTTGCTCGCTAAACCATTCTTCAACAGCGGCTTTCAGCACCTTCGGTATGAACCTTATGAGCAAGTCGTTTTTGCGGGAAAGCGCCCATGCTAGAAATGATGGGGCCACTTTGTTCTGAGTTGACGATGAATCGATTTCTTTTCGCCAAGAAGGGACTACGTCGTCTCCGAACCATGACAATAAAATGTCTTCATACGATCGATAAGTTTCTGCCTCTCTGTCTTCGTCTCCAACGATCTCATACCAGTCTTTTCTGAGTGTATCAGGAGCGACATACTCGCCGTATTTGGCTAGAAGGTTGGAAACGTTCTCAGAGGCCTTTCTTCGGCTAAGTCCTGAACCTTGCAGCAATCGAACGGAGCCGATTGCACATCTTTGAAGGTCTCGAAAAGATACGGATACAGACTTGTGTTGGGAATGCGATGGGTGGATTCCGAGTTCGGGTGATGCGCCTACCATTGCGGCCTGAGCGATACGCGATCGAGCGTGTGAAATCATGCTTTGGATTTGCTTGTAACCTTCATAGATCTCGTTGCGTTGATGAATTAGGAATTCCCCCCAGAACAGCCGCATTTGAACTATCGAGAGCACACCTTCAATTTCACGAAAGCGTTGCCGCCTCGTATCCGCGTGATTTGAGGTTCCGAGTTGGAGGCCTAAATCAGACAATTCCCTGATTAAAATACGGGCCCAGGCGGCGATATGTTCATCGGGGATGTCGTCTAAACTGTTCCAACTCTCTGGCACGTCGGAGAATAGACCGTTCGTATCGTCGATGTGCATCTCAAGGGATTCGAACTTTTCAGCTGCTTCAGCAATCCATTGGTCGAGTTTGATCACCTCAACCATGCAGAGACACTACTTTTTCTTCCGTCTCGCCACGACAGAAGGTCGCCCAGGCGTTCATGAGATCCCGACGCTTATCTAGCGCATCACCACGACGATAGGCCCGTTCAGTCTGGTCTCCGACGGCATGAGCCAATGCCATTTCAGCCACATCGCGATGGAAAGAAGTCTTTTCACCTGCCCAGTCTCTGAAGGAGCTACGGAATCCATGGATAGTGAATGCGTCGGCTTGCATGCGTGTCATTAGATTGCGGACCGCCGTCTCAGATATGTGTTTATCGCCGCCAAAGGATGGAAAAACAAAATCACTGCACCTCACTTCGAGTAGCTGTTCAATAAGAGCCATCGCCGGATCGGAAAGCGGAATGCGGTGTTCTTTTCCTGCCTTCATTCGTTCGGGTGGCAGCGTCCATAAGCGGGCATCTAAATCGAACTCCGACCACCGAGCTCCACGGCCTTCAGATGACCGAGTTGCGGTGAGAATTAGAAGTTCCAGAACTTTTGCGCTCAATGCGTCACGTGTTCGAAGGCGCAACATAAATTCCGGAACTTTTAGAAATGGCATCGCTGCAAGATGCTCTACCTGCTTTTTCTGGTCTGGTAGCAGCGCCTTTAGATGTCCTCGCCAGCGCGCGGGGTTTTCGCCATCTCGAAGACCTTTTGCCTTTGCCGCATCAAGCACTTTCTCCATTCGTCCCCTGACGCGCCTCGCTGTTTCACGCTTCTCGTTCCAGATGGGCTTTAAAGCCTGAAGTACGTGCGCTGTTTCAACGGCGTTGACCTGAAGCTCCCATAAAGGCTTCGCGTATGCCGATAGGGATTGGCGCCATTGATAACGATGTTTTTCATTTCGGAAATCATCGAGGTTCGCGTCCAACCATTCTTCGGCGAATGTTCCGAATGTCGGAATATCTGCTTGTTTCGATCGGGCCGCTAGAACATCGCGCGGATTTTGAGGGGGACGACTAGCCAGCATGAACCGAGCTTCCTCCGCTCTCCTGCGCGCTTCCGCAAGCGACACGGTCGGGTAAGACCCCAATCCAATCTCAGGTCTTTTTCCTTGCCAGCGATATATGAAGAGCCAGGACTTCGAGCCCTTCTCGGTGACCTGTAAATGTAAGCCACCGCCATCATTTATCAGAGCTTTGCCCTTGGCGTCTTTAACTTGCTTTGCGGAAAGCCGATTGAGAGTCACTGCCATAATATACCCCGCCATTTACCCCGCCAGATTATGCGGATTGGAGCGGATTGTCATGGAAATTCACGGACACGAACTGCTTTAATACGTTATGTATTAAGGGGAATATTGGATGGTAGCGGACGAGTGCGGAGAACGGTGTGGAGGACCTTGGCTCCACCATTTTCCTTCCGGACACTTCAGGCGAATGCTACGCGGTTTTCAGCGTCAGCAGCTTGAGTCCGGCTGCGCCGAACAGGGCGCCCACCACCACGTCAAATGGCCGCCGCATGCGCCGGTAGATGCCTGCGGCAGACCGTGTCGAGAACAGAAACGCATAGCCGACAAACACCAGAAGACCGGTGAAGGCGCACAGCGTGACGGCCGAAAACAGGAAGGCTGGCGGGGCCGAAGCCGCCGCGCCGACGGAAAGTGTTGCCATCCAGACGAGCGGCGCTTTCGGGTTTGTCAGGTGCAGCAGCAGGCCGCGCAGGAAATGCGTCCGGAAGGATGTGCGGGCAGGGGTGTTTTCCGCAGGGATTACAACGCCCTTGCGGCTGGCCGAGCGCAAGGCCCGGAACGCCAGGAACAGCAGATAGAGCCCGCCGGCAAATTTCATCGCCGTGAAGAACAGGACCGAGGCCTTCAGCGCCGCGACCAGTCCGAAGGCGGCAAGACATCCCCAGAAGGCCGATCCGGCGACGATGCCGAGCGCCAGCAGGGCGGCGGGGGCACGGCCTTCGCGCGCGGCCACATTCACGATCATCAGGGTGGCCGGTCCGGGGCTGGCCGCGCCGACCACAAAGACCGACAGGATCAGTAACAGATTCGGCAGGTGCAGGCTGATGGCTTCGTGTGGCACGGCGCGTCCTTTCCCGGGTCTCTGGACAGGGACGGATAGCAGGTTCACGTCAAAAGAGGCAGGCCGTTCCCTTCAAGGGATCGTTTAAGGAATCTCCTGCCCCGCGGCGCCCGGCCAGGCCGTGAAATACCGCGGATTGTGCCCGAACGGCCGCACTTTTACGTGATCGCCCGCCCCGATCACGCCGCATCGCGGCACTTGAAGCGCCACAATTGCACCCCACCTTTAAGGAGAACGAAAGGTGCCCGCAGGTGCCCTCCTCTGGGACCCCATGTTCGCCGTATCTGTCGTACGACGGAAAGGAGTGCCGACATGTTGAACGACGAAAACACCCCCCGCTTCGATGCGGATCCTATCGTCTACATTCGCCACCTGGGTGAAGACGAAGTGCAGGACCTTGTGCCGGAAAATGCCCTGAAAGGCATTGGGCATTCGGAAGACCTGTTCCTTGTGTCCTCCGCCGACGGCCAGCAACTGGCCATCGTGGAAGGCCGGGAGGCAGCATTCGCTGCCGCCCGGATGCATGACCTGACCCCGGTCAGCGTGCACTGAGGACCATCAACAACACCATCTATAGACCCTCTATGGACCCTATATGCCCCGCCCGCAGAGATGCCGGCGGGGCTTTGTGTTCCGGCGACGGGTTTTCCGGCCCTTGCCATTTTGCCCGCACAAGATGACACTACCGTCAACTATAACCCGGGGGAGATAACGGGCATGAGACCGATCATTCTGGCAGTGGCTGCTGCCGCAATTCTGGCGCCTGCCGCCTGTTCCAAAAAAGACGAGGCCGCTGCGCCGGAAATCGCCGCGCCCGCGGAGGACGGGGTCACCCATGTTTCCGCCGAGGGGGATTTTGCCGAAAACCTGCAACTTGCCCTGATTGAAGCCGAGCCAGGCGACAAGATCGTCATGCCGGAAGGCACGTTCGAGTTCACCACCGGCCTGTCGCTGGACGTGGACGACGTGACGCTGGCCGGGGCCGGGCAGGGCAAGACCATCCTCGACTTCGCCAACCAGACCGGCGCGGGCGAGGGCCTGCTGGTGACCGCAGACGATGTCGTGCTGAGTGATTTCGGCATCCGCGACACCAAGGGCGATGGCATCAAGTCCAAGGATTCAGACCGCATCACCTATCAGTACATCACGGTGGAATGGTCGGGCGAGCCGGATGAGACGAACGGCGCCTATGGCATCTATCCGGTCGAGTCGACCGATGTGCTGGTGCAGAACTGCACGGTCCGCGGCGCCTCCGATGCGGGCATCTATGTCGGCCAGTCGCAGAACATCATCGTCCGGGACTCGGTCGCCGAATACAATGTCGCCGGGATCGAGATCGAGAATTCGTCCTTTGCGGACGTGTACGGAAATGTTGCCCGCCACAATGCGGGCGGCATCCTCGTGTTCGACCTGCCGGACCTGCCTGTGATGGGCGGACATTCCACCCGCGTCTATGACAATGACATCGTCGAAAACAACACGGTGAATTTTGCCCCGGTCGGCAATATCGTGGCGGGCGTGCCCAGCGGCACCGGCATGATCGTCATGGCCAATTCCGATGTTTACATCACCGGAAACCGGTTTGCGGACAATCGCACGGTGGACGTCATGCTGAATGCCTATACAGAGCCGTTCACGGATGAAAACTACAATCCGCTGCTGACGGATATCACCCTCAGCGGCAACACGTATGAAGGCGGGCTGGATGATCCGCAGGGCATGCTGGCGCCTGTCGCGGCTGTGCTGGGCGGGTCGCTGCCGTCCATCGTGACAGATGGCGTCACCCGCTGGAATGGCGGGGAGGACCAGGCCGTCAATCTCGTGATTGCCGAGGCGCCCGAAGTCGGTTTCCTCAATCTGGGGCTCGGCGAATATCCGCTCGACCCGTCGAAGCTGCAGCCCAGCATGGACCGCCCCGCCGGGACACCTGTGCCGGAGCGTGAGGCCGTAGTTCTGCCGCAGGACACGAAACAGCCATGAGACACGTCCTGCCGTTTGCCTGCCTGATCCTCGCGGCATGCGGGGCAGGGCAGGCGGCGGCGCCCACTGTACCGGATCTTGAAACCATTCTGGCGGACAAGCCCGCGCCGGTCCTGTCCGACTACGGCTTTTTTACCGATGCAGGCGCCGATCATCCGGCAAAACGGGTCAAGTCCTACGACCTGATCAATCCGCTCTTCTCGGATGATGCGGACAAGCACCGGTTCATCTATGTCCCCCCGGGTGAACGGGCAAAGGCCGATGGCGCAGGCCTG
This is a stretch of genomic DNA from Hyphomonas adhaerens MHS-3. It encodes these proteins:
- a CDS encoding tyrosine-type recombinase/integrase, giving the protein MAGYIMAVTLNRLSAKQVKDAKGKALINDGGGLHLQVTEKGSKSWLFIYRWQGKRPEIGLGSYPTVSLAEARRRAEEARFMLASRPPQNPRDVLAARSKQADIPTFGTFAEEWLDANLDDFRNEKHRYQWRQSLSAYAKPLWELQVNAVETAHVLQALKPIWNEKRETARRVRGRMEKVLDAAKAKGLRDGENPARWRGHLKALLPDQKKQVEHLAAMPFLKVPEFMLRLRTRDALSAKVLELLILTATRSSEGRGARWSEFDLDARLWTLPPERMKAGKEHRIPLSDPAMALIEQLLEVRCSDFVFPSFGGDKHISETAVRNLMTRMQADAFTIHGFRSSFRDWAGEKTSFHRDVAEMALAHAVGDQTERAYRRGDALDKRRDLMNAWATFCRGETEEKVVSLHG
- a CDS encoding parallel beta-helix domain-containing protein, with translation MRPIILAVAAAAILAPAACSKKDEAAAPEIAAPAEDGVTHVSAEGDFAENLQLALIEAEPGDKIVMPEGTFEFTTGLSLDVDDVTLAGAGQGKTILDFANQTGAGEGLLVTADDVVLSDFGIRDTKGDGIKSKDSDRITYQYITVEWSGEPDETNGAYGIYPVESTDVLVQNCTVRGASDAGIYVGQSQNIIVRDSVAEYNVAGIEIENSSFADVYGNVARHNAGGILVFDLPDLPVMGGHSTRVYDNDIVENNTVNFAPVGNIVAGVPSGTGMIVMANSDVYITGNRFADNRTVDVMLNAYTEPFTDENYNPLLTDITLSGNTYEGGLDDPQGMLAPVAAVLGGSLPSIVTDGVTRWNGGEDQAVNLVIAEAPEVGFLNLGLGEYPLDPSKLQPSMDRPAGTPVPEREAVVLPQDTKQP
- a CDS encoding DUF1150 family protein produces the protein MLNDENTPRFDADPIVYIRHLGEDEVQDLVPENALKGIGHSEDLFLVSSADGQQLAIVEGREAAFAAARMHDLTPVSVH
- a CDS encoding helix-turn-helix domain-containing protein, which encodes MTKFVPVAYTIPEACNASGLGKSSIYAAIAKGALRTKKMGSRTLILAADLKAWLENLPDGRNASQQSQ
- a CDS encoding LysE family translocator, with protein sequence MPHEAISLHLPNLLLILSVFVVGAASPGPATLMIVNVAAREGRAPAALLALGIVAGSAFWGCLAAFGLVAALKASVLFFTAMKFAGGLYLLFLAFRALRSASRKGVVIPAENTPARTSFRTHFLRGLLLHLTNPKAPLVWMATLSVGAAASAPPAFLFSAVTLCAFTGLLVFVGYAFLFSTRSAAGIYRRMRRPFDVVVGALFGAAGLKLLTLKTA